In one window of Microbacterium sp. PM5 DNA:
- a CDS encoding right-handed parallel beta-helix repeat-containing protein, with the protein MTVAQITARKDTSANWAAANPILAAGEFGFDTTVKRLKVGDGVSSWAALGWSTMAADEVASVLAASASINAGIDTTDGAFATVLADPESASSGVLGATFVPQDAKVYQAQKHGVLPGSSLFRGALNGLIAMVSAAGGGEIDLGSGDFQMDMSSLIAKSGVHLHGRGALTTIHLTRNITGTPGLVQIGAGVDGFTLSKVKLVGHRDLYQADQNCGVWGVPGGGYSNILIEDVWVDGFDYMGIGLIGDVNRLNVTKNVTVRNCRTTNTGGHGILIQGGVDVASVRGCLVEKHGQRRADCPGITNGRHSYGVSMVGNTIDSTGAVGTSAHAMSLDTVFGRAIVSNNIVHDSPGYGIEIGSTEDAIVIGNVVTDCRHGIVVNGDGGQSHYHCHSITITGNTVSRCTVNGIYVYMGNPISEQATPPWQYRRAGFGYGTTTIGTRATAGGRIYKLTATVSPFTTASGVPTGWGETSTGDTITDGNVTWTDVGHLHSDIVIASNMVTMCGGVGIHATYAVALRIEGNSVTSCAQSGLYVEGTCNLYWIGPNTLHGNNTNLESNHANLRIIAPAASSRAVRLAATLWALFASLSNDDIFISEPASGVRIDGRLLPNSPNPSVAFGDRFVTANTTATSVATMVDANANASEMREVKVVVRDANTTFVHSASGTNTLRMAGGSSYAAPLGTVLVFAFISSQWYEVARYAGAA; encoded by the coding sequence ATGACCGTCGCGCAGATCACCGCCCGGAAGGACACGTCCGCGAACTGGGCTGCTGCGAACCCGATCCTCGCTGCGGGTGAGTTCGGGTTCGACACGACCGTGAAGCGGCTGAAGGTCGGCGACGGTGTGTCCTCGTGGGCTGCGTTGGGCTGGTCGACGATGGCCGCCGATGAGGTCGCATCTGTCCTCGCCGCGTCGGCTTCGATCAACGCGGGCATCGACACGACCGATGGTGCGTTCGCGACCGTCCTCGCAGACCCGGAATCTGCGTCCTCGGGTGTACTAGGCGCCACATTCGTTCCGCAGGACGCGAAGGTCTATCAGGCGCAGAAGCACGGCGTCCTGCCTGGCTCGTCTCTCTTCCGAGGGGCGCTAAACGGACTCATCGCGATGGTCAGTGCGGCCGGCGGCGGCGAGATCGATCTCGGTAGCGGCGACTTCCAGATGGACATGTCGTCGCTGATCGCGAAATCCGGCGTGCATCTGCACGGTCGGGGTGCCCTGACCACCATCCACCTCACGCGCAACATCACAGGTACGCCCGGGCTGGTGCAGATCGGCGCAGGCGTGGACGGCTTCACACTGAGCAAGGTCAAGCTCGTGGGTCACCGTGACCTCTACCAGGCCGACCAGAACTGCGGTGTCTGGGGTGTCCCGGGCGGCGGCTACAGCAACATCTTGATCGAGGATGTCTGGGTCGACGGATTCGACTACATGGGCATCGGTCTCATCGGCGACGTGAACCGCTTGAACGTCACCAAGAACGTCACCGTGAGGAACTGTCGCACCACCAACACGGGTGGGCACGGCATTCTCATCCAGGGTGGGGTCGACGTCGCGAGTGTCCGCGGGTGCCTCGTGGAGAAGCACGGCCAACGCCGAGCCGACTGTCCCGGGATCACCAACGGGCGGCACTCCTACGGCGTATCGATGGTCGGAAACACGATCGACAGCACGGGCGCTGTAGGCACCTCGGCGCATGCGATGAGCCTGGATACCGTCTTCGGTCGTGCCATCGTGTCGAACAACATCGTGCACGACTCACCCGGTTACGGCATCGAGATCGGTTCCACCGAGGACGCAATCGTCATCGGAAACGTGGTCACCGATTGCCGGCACGGCATCGTGGTGAACGGTGACGGTGGACAGTCCCACTACCACTGCCACTCGATCACGATCACGGGAAACACGGTCTCACGCTGCACCGTCAACGGGATCTACGTGTACATGGGCAACCCCATCAGTGAACAGGCGACACCACCCTGGCAGTACCGTCGCGCAGGGTTCGGCTACGGCACGACGACGATCGGCACGCGTGCGACAGCCGGCGGCCGCATCTACAAGCTCACCGCCACCGTGTCACCGTTCACCACCGCATCCGGTGTTCCCACGGGATGGGGTGAAACCAGCACTGGCGACACCATCACCGATGGGAACGTGACGTGGACGGACGTCGGACATCTGCACTCTGACATCGTCATCGCCAGCAACATGGTGACGATGTGCGGGGGCGTTGGAATCCACGCGACCTACGCTGTCGCTCTCCGCATCGAAGGAAACTCGGTCACGTCCTGCGCTCAGTCGGGTCTCTACGTCGAGGGCACCTGCAACCTGTACTGGATCGGCCCCAACACCCTGCACGGCAACAACACGAACCTCGAGTCGAATCACGCGAACCTTCGCATCATCGCTCCCGCGGCGTCCAGCCGGGCAGTCAGGCTCGCAGCGACTCTCTGGGCGTTGTTTGCGAGTCTGTCGAACGACGACATCTTCATCAGTGAGCCAGCGTCTGGTGTGCGCATCGATGGGCGTCTGCTGCCGAACTCACCGAACCCGAGCGTCGCGTTCGGAGATAGGTTCGTCACCGCGAACACCACTGCGACGTCGGTGGCGACGATGGTCGACGCGAACGCGAACGCGAGCGAGATGCGCGAAGTGAAGGTGGTTGTTCGGGACGCGAACACGACGTTCGTGCACTCCGCATCTGGCACGAACACGCTGCGCATGGCTGGTGGTTCGAGTT